Sequence from the Flavobacterium sp. TR2 genome:
ACTCCGCTCAAAATGAAAAACACAGTTTTATTGGGCAATGGCAAAATTCCGGCTTCAATGGCATTTGGATATGATGCCAAAGGAAGAAAAATGCCTTTTATAGATTGGGAAGATATTCAGGTTGCGGCGTCTATCGCTTCTTCAACTTCAGATATGTTGAAATATATCAAATATCATTTGAATGAAAAAAATGAAGATGCCAAACTTAGCCATCAGCCAACTACGGGAGACATTCGCAAAGGTGCAATTGCCTTAAACTGGAAAATAACCAAACCTGAAAATGGCCCAATACGAATTTCGCACACAGGCGGAAGTTTAGGTTTTAGTTCTTATGTTGTTTTTTCTCCAGAAATGAATTCGGGAATAATTCTTTTTGCAAATGATTCTGATATGAAAACTCAAAATGAACTCATCAAATTGGCTGAAATGATTTTGTATTAAAAACCGAATTTAAAAGCCTGATTCTTTCAGTTTTTTTTCTTTTTGCTGCGCAAAGATTTACTCTTAAAAAAATACAGAGAATAAATACTTTTAATTACTTTTAATGCATCAATTCTATTTGCAAAATGATTATTAAGAAAAAAGATAACTGGTTTAAAATGCTCTTCGAATGGAAAGGTTCAGTTTTACCCCAGCTTATTCCGCGATTGTTTTTACTCTTTCTATTTTCTTTTCTTGTTTTCTATTACAAATCTTTTTTACTAGAATATAATCTCCATATAAATCCTGCAATTTTTACTTTATTCGGAATTGCGCTTGCAATATTTCTTGGTTTTAGAAACAATGTGAGCTACGACCGTTTTTGGGAAGGAAGAAAACTCTGGGGTGCTTTATTGAATGATTCCAGATCACTTGCAAGACAAAGCATTACACTTTTAAACTCTAAAGAAAATAAAGCTGAAAGTCAAAATTTTATCAATTTGCTGATTGCTTTTGTGTATGCTTTAAAACATCAATTGCGAGATACTGATGCTAGTGAAGATTTAAATCGCCTGCTTTCCTCAGATTTTAGGGATAGGTTAAAAGATGTCCATTTTAAGCCAATCATTATTCTAAAAGAATTGGGACTTTGGGTAAAAAAGGCAAAAGAAGAAGGCAAGATTGATGGTTTGGCACAATTGGCATTTGAAGAAAATTTGAATAAACTTTCAGACATTGTTGGCGGATGCGAAAGAATTGCCAGCACTCCTATTCCGTATACTTACAGTGTATTATTACATCGAACTGTTTACATTTATTGCTTTATGCTTCCATTTGGTTTTGTTGAAACATTAGGATGGATTACACCATTCGTAATTGTTTTTATTGCCTATACTTTTGTTGCGTTAGAAGCAATTGCAGACGAATTGGAAGAACCTTTTGGCGTTCAGCCAAATGATCTTGCATTAGATGCTATGTCTCTTATGATCGAAAATACACTTTTAGAATTAAACAATCAGGAAACAATTGCCAAGAAAACTTCTAATGAATATTATATTACCTAATTTACTTCAAAAGCCATGAACAAAGTTTTATTAGTTGAAGATGATCCTAGAGTAGCATCTTTTATTACAAGAGGCCTCGAAGAACAGTTGTATCAGGTAAAAAATGTCAGCAAGGGTTTTGATGCCATTAATGAAGTAATGGAGAATACTTATGATATTATCATTCTTGACATTATGCTTTCTGACCTTTCTGGTTTTGAAGTCTGCGAAGTTTTGAGAAACCGAAAAATAATTGTTCCTATTCTTATTTTAAGCGCTCTTGACACTCCGCAGGAAAAAGTGAGAGGATTAAAAGCTGGAGCCGATGATTATTTGGCCAAACCCTTTTTATTTGAAGAACTTCTTGCCCGAATCAACGCTCAGCTTCGCCGTACTGAATTTAGCTCTGGTGTTTTAGATTTTCAATCTTATGCTGGAATCAAAATCAATATGAAAGAACAAAGCGCCACTAGAGATGGTAAAGATTTGAAACTTTCTTCCAGAGAACTAAAACTTCTGATCTTTTTTATGAAAAACCGAGAAACAGCTTTGTCTAGAATTGCCATTGCAGAAGCTGTTTGGGATAT
This genomic interval carries:
- a CDS encoding bestrophin family protein; its protein translation is MIIKKKDNWFKMLFEWKGSVLPQLIPRLFLLFLFSFLVFYYKSFLLEYNLHINPAIFTLFGIALAIFLGFRNNVSYDRFWEGRKLWGALLNDSRSLARQSITLLNSKENKAESQNFINLLIAFVYALKHQLRDTDASEDLNRLLSSDFRDRLKDVHFKPIIILKELGLWVKKAKEEGKIDGLAQLAFEENLNKLSDIVGGCERIASTPIPYTYSVLLHRTVYIYCFMLPFGFVETLGWITPFVIVFIAYTFVALEAIADELEEPFGVQPNDLALDAMSLMIENTLLELNNQETIAKKTSNEYYIT
- a CDS encoding response regulator transcription factor, which produces MNKVLLVEDDPRVASFITRGLEEQLYQVKNVSKGFDAINEVMENTYDIIILDIMLSDLSGFEVCEVLRNRKIIVPILILSALDTPQEKVRGLKAGADDYLAKPFLFEELLARINAQLRRTEFSSGVLDFQSYAGIKINMKEQSATRDGKDLKLSSRELKLLIFFMKNRETALSRIAIAEAVWDMDLDMSINTVDVYINYLRNKVDKNFPFPLIHTIKGTGYMLKNKVHESQE